ttgtttttctaTTTCGTCTTCTTTTGATGATATTTGTCccatctttttttttaaatactTACAAACACgattaatttttatatactaTTCAAAGtgataaataatatatgaacaatgaaatgaacaaatatataataataaaaaatatgtatatttatataaatatatataaacgaatatataattaatcagtcatattataaaaataaattaaatttttttatttttacaaaattaCAATTGATATCATAAACAGAACTGtcttaaatatatatatatatatatatgtatatatttaataaatttgtGCTTTCACAAACACAAGATCGAAATAGAcagatatataaaaaaaaaaagaaaagaaatatatatatataatatatataatatataatatatatatatatatatatatatataaggaAAAACGATTCTTAAAATGatttcatttaaaaaaggatTTTATACCGCACTTTAGAgcatttaaaaaaaaggggaaaataagaaaatattataaaattataggatataattaaatatattataatattaaaaaataaaataaaaaaaaaaaaaaaaaaaaaaaaaaaccttACCTGTTCATGTAAAGTAgctataaaaaaaaaaaaaaaaaaaaagaaatgtacatgaatattttaaatactACCTgatttattacattttattcatatattactatgttaaaaaattaaaaataacatcattatgatatacattaacatatatttaaaaaaaaaacaaaattataaaacGTTACTTTATATCCTTTTTCTATGGAAAATTTACAgtatttaaattatatctCTAATAAATACTTCCTTATTTCCATTTTCgctatttttttttttttttttttacaacaATGTTCCTATTGTACATGAACTGTTCATACGAATTTATGAAAGCttttacatttaaaaaaagaaaaaaaaagagaacattatataaattatattatgtgtgtgtattttacttttcatttttttcttattaataGGATCTGATGTTGGTACATGTCTACATgttgtttattttttaatatagaaataaGGATATTCCTATTGCTGAACTAAATTACAGagaagaaatatttttgattatttttcatatatatgatatgtaataattaatgtatgttttttaaaatatattgagtgaatttaaattttttttaaaggataagaaatacaaaaaaaaaaatattaaaaattaaaaattaaaaattaaaaaattaaatataaatttcaTAGGTGTTTATACCAAATAAAcaatatgatatatttttacaagtatgtattatatgaaaaatatatgataaataaataaatatatatatatatatatatatatatatatatatatatatacatatatcaATTCAATGTATCTTCATAGTTCTacattatcatataatattatttattgttttttttttttttttttttttcaaataaataatttaagaatgatctttttcatcatccaaatttttattaacatataCATCGTATGTTTCTATGGATGCAAAAGTGCTTGATAAAATTTCGTCCATATtagtaaaatattttctgTTTATAGATACTTGTGGAATATctatatctttatttaatatggATAGTAATGTGTAATTAAATGCATCAActcttttaaaataatcataatggacataatttgtaatattgaaaaaatgTATTGTTATTCctttgttatataataatttacatTCCTGCGGATTTAAATAATCTACTTGATAggtaaatattatattagCATTTAAAGCACTTATTGtgaatacatatttttttagaatattaatatcaatatttatattagGATAAATAAGAATAGTTTTAATTCCCAACTTATTAGttatattatgaacatGTTCAGAAATATTCATATCTATTGAAAAGAGCGAAATTTGTTTCTCTATAGATTCCTTAGTAATATGAAATTCTTCTAATTTCTTTTGAATAATACTTTGATTAAAATTATctttt
Above is a genomic segment from Plasmodium reichenowi strain SY57 chromosome 9, whole genome shotgun sequence containing:
- a CDS encoding hypothetical protein (conserved Plasmodium protein, unknown function), producing the protein MNYKDSHICVLVKYISFGCSNFCTNKIEENFCDDDEVNEIQKDDNDIYTWKLKNLIGNVFIGKVLYVGNNFNNILKGKDVIGIFTLNSKIHKDNILVPYHDVIEYTNIKMKNDEFLCATFRLFYESYICLSVIKNVIKENYIAIFTHDIIQILPFLKLLIIQKYSILIFLSKDNFNQSIIQKKLEEFHITKESIEKQISLFSIDMNISEHVHNITNKLGIKTILIYPNINIDINILKKYVFTISALNANIIFTYQVDYLNPQECKLLYNKGITIHFFNITNYVHYDYFKRVDAFNYTLLSILNKDIDIPQVSINRKYFTNMDEILSSTFASIETYDVYVNKNLDDEKDHS